AACAAGCATTGATGCATTAGCAGTAGGTGTTTCCTTTGCATTTCTAAAAATCGATATCATACCTGCGGTCTCCTTTATTGGAATCATAACCTTTACTTTGTCTATAATTGGGGTTAAAATCGGTAATATATTCGGAGTGAAATATAAATCCAAGGCAGAATTAACAGGCGGAATTATATTAATATTTATGGGATTAAAGATATTGCTCGAGCATACCAATTTTATTTTTCAGTAAGGGTTAGTATATATGGATTTCAAAGCCCTTATCAGGTATGGAATAAATACACAACAAAATATTTTAAATGGAAAGGTCATTGTGAGAATTCTATCATGAACCCAGGTTTAATGATAAAAGAAATGGATCATGTGCTAATATAATTACGAAGAAAATGATAAAGCAGGAATGGAGGATGATTATGAAATACTATATTGTTGATGTGTTCACAGAGGAACGGTATCATGGTAATCCAGCCGGAGTCTGTTTGCTTGATGAGTGGATACCGGACGAATTAATGCAGCAGATTGCATATGAGAACAACTTGGCAGAGACCGCTTTTCTAGTTAAGCAAGACGGGTATTATGACTTGCGTTGGTTTACTCCGGAAGTAGAGATAGACTTATGCGGACATGCAACCTTAGGCAGTGCTTATGTACTTATGAACTATGTGGATGAAACTATGAAACGTGTAGAATTTCATACAATGAGTGGACCTCTAACGGTCATCAAGGAGGGAGATTTGTATTCAATGGATTTCCCTGTTCGTAAGCCGATTCCCTGTGAAGTTCCAGATTTACTGGAGGAGGCCTTGGGTGTGGCTGTACTGGAAACACACATAGCCAGAGATTTACTAGTCCTTATAAAAGATGAAGACACTCTCATACATATGAATCCAAATCTTACACTATTAAATAAAATAGATAAGGCATTTGGTTTTATAATAACGGCCAAAGGAGATACCTGTGATTTTGCCTCTCGATTTTTTGCTCCGGCTGCTGGGATTCCGGAAGATCCAGTAACGGGATCCTCCCATACAACATTAATCCCTTTTTGGAGTGAACGATTAAACAAAAAGGTCCTGACTGCTAAGCAATTGTCAAAACGAGGAGGCGTTCTATATTGTAGGGATCTCGGTTCACGTGTGGAGATTAGTGGGAAAGCTGTTACACATTTGATTGGAGAAATAATTATATAAGAACATACAAAGGTAGGATGAGATGGATCAGATTCCTATCTTTTTCTTTACAAAAGATAGATTATGCCTATAATTAAATATGTACTTCTTTCGAAGTATATCATATTGAATAGAGTGTCAAAAGACTGATTCATGACAATAGTAAAGTTTGTAAAGTATACTTTCTATAGTATTAGTAGTGAAATGAATGTTATAACATATATTTATTATCAATAATAAAAATTTGAATATAATAGCTGAAAATAAAAGCTGAAAAACGGCATGGGAGGCGGCAATTTATGTTTCTTGATAAAATGTTAGAGAAATTAGAGTATACCTGCTTACAAGGAGATGTTCATATTTCCATCACAGAATTGGTATATGATTCAAGAAAGGCAGGGAAAGGTCATGTCTTTGTGTGCATCACAGGTGCCATATCCGATGGGCATGCATATATACAAGAGGTGGTCGAAAAAGGTGTTGTAGCGATTGTCGTGGAGAAGGATGTTCCTATGCCTAAGAATGTTACGGTAATTCGCGTTGAAAATACCCGTCAGGCTTTAGCATATATGTCAGCAGCTTATTTTGAGAATCCGGCAGAGAGGCTTATCACCATAGGGATAACCGGCACGAAGGGGAAGACAACGACTTCCTATATGATTAAGACATTCTTAGAGAATACAGGAAAGAAAGTTGGATTAATAGGCACGATAGAGACGATTATCGGAGATAAAGTAATTCCTGCTAATAATACGACTCCGGAATCCTATATATTACAGAAGACCTTTGCCCAGATGGTGGAAGCTGGTTGTGAATGCGTTGTAATGGAGGCTTCTTCACAGGGACTTATGCTTCACCGAATGGATGGCTTTACCTTTGATTATGGTATTTTTACTAACCTTGAACCGGATCATATCGGTGAGAATGAGCATAAGGATTTTGATGATTATTTATCTTGTAAGAGTAAATTGTTTAGACAGTGTAAAGTTGGGTTGGTTAATATTGATGATTCCCATGCGGAGAGAATTCTACAGGGGCATACCTGTGAGGTGGAAACCTATGGATTTAGTGAGAAAGCGGATATTAGAGCTACCGATGTGAAGCTGGTTCACAGACCCGGTTACCTTGGGATCGCCTATCGAGTAGAAGGATTAATGAATTTTGATGTGGATATGAATATACCTGGTAAATTTAACGTATACAATTCATTATGTGCCATTGCATTATGCAGACATTTTGAAGTAGAGACCACCAAGATTCAAAAAGCATTGCATTCCGTCAGAGTCAAGGGAAGGGTTGAGCTAGTACCTGTTTCTGATCAATACAGTGTGATGATTGACTATGCTCATAATGCCATGAGTCTGCAGAGCCTCTTGACGACGCTTAGGGAATATAATCCCAAGAGACTGATATGCCTATTCGGATGCGGAGGAAATCGTTCCCGGAGCAGGCGCTTTGAAATGGGGGAAATATCCTCGAATATGGCAGATCTTACAGTAGTAACCAGCGATAACCCGAGGTTCGAGGAACCGCAGGATATTATCAATGATATCATAGAGGGAGTGAAAAAGGGACCGGGAAAATATGTTGAGATTATTGACCGCAAAGAAGCAATTCGATATTGCATTGATAATGCCAGGGAGGGAGATGTTATTGTAATCGCAGGAAAAGGTCATGAGGATTATCAGGAGATCAAAGGTGTTAAATACCATATGGATGATCGAGAACTGGTTAAAGATATTCTGGCTGAAAGATAATATCAATGAATTGAGTTATACTATATATGATAGGGATGTTAAGATGCGAGTTTAAAAGGATCTTTGACATGCCAGCTTACGAAGGAGGGCATTGTGTCGAAACAATATTATGCAGATATTATCATAGATATTTCCCATGAAAATCTGGATAAGACATACCAATATGCCATTCCGGAAGAAATCGTTAACGATGCTGCCATTGGAGCATTGGTTATTGTTCCGTTTGGAAAAGGCAATCGTAGTATTAATGGATATATTGTCGGGCTTTCTGAGGTGCCGAAGATTAGTAGGGAGCTGATAAAGCCCATCATAAGAGTGGTAACAGAGGCACCGATGATTGAAAGCCATTTGATTTATCTGGCGTACTGGATGAAGGAAACCTTCGGTGGAACCATGAATGATTCGCTGAAAGCAGTAATACCAGTGAAAAAGGCTGTGAAAATAAAGGAACAGAGAATGCTCCAGCTTGCCATAGATCAAGATCAGGCAAAACAACTTTATTATGAGTACCAGAAGAAAAACAACAAGGCGAGGGTAAGACTTCTGGAAGCCCTTATGAAGGAATCCATACTTGATTATGATATTGTTATCAATAAGCTGAATATATCGAGAAGTACCTTACAGGGCTTGGAAAAACAAGGTGTTACCAAGACTATATCAGAACAGATATACCGAAATCCCATAAAAAATCATTTCGAGCAATCTGGTGCAGTGAGTCTGAATGAAGAGCAGGAGATTATCGTACAGGATTTTCTTCAGGAATATGAAGCAGGAATCAGGGGAACATATTTAGTTCACGGTATCACTGGTAGTGGTAAAACAGAAGTCTATATGGAAATTATTGCCAGAGTATTGACGATGGATAGACAAGTTATCATGCTGATCCCAGAGATCGCATTAACATATCAAACCGTACAGCGATTTTATAAGCGCTTCGGTGACCGGGTTTCTATTCTTAACTCAAAGATGTCTCAGGGAGAGCGATATGATCAAAGCCTTCGAGCGAAGAATGGAGATATTGATATTATTATCGGCCCAAGGTCGGCATTGTTTACTCCATTTCAGAAGCTTGGACTGATTATTATTGATGAGGAACATGAAAATAGCTATAAAAGTGAAACGGTTCCTAAATATCATGCTGTTGAAGTGGCAAGAAAGCGTGCGGAGCTTACTAATGCCAGCGTACTTTTGGGATCTGCTACTCCATTGTTAGAGTCCTTCCAAAAGGCCCAAACCGGTGAGATAAAATACTATTCTCTTAAGAAAAGAGCGAAGGAAGCAGAACCACCTAGGGTATGGATTGTTGACTTACGGGAGGAATTAAAGAAAAAAAATAAATCAATCTTCAGTATAAAGCTGAAAGAATTAATTGCCGACAGGCTTAGTAAAAATGAGCAGATTATGCTTTTTCTAAATCGTAGGGGCTATGCAGGCTTTGTCTCCTGCCGAAGCTGTGGTTATGTCGTAACCTGTCCGCATTGTGATGTTTCCTTAACCTCTCATAATGACGGGACATTAACCTGTCATTACTGTGGCTATTCTGAGGTACAGCCGGCAAATTGTCCTAAGTGCGGTTCAAAGTATATTGCGGCATTTGGGACTGGAACACAAAAGGTGGAGGAATTGATTAAAAAGGAGTTCCCGGATGCCCGAGTGTTAAGAATGGATACGGATACGACGAAGAACAAGGGAGGACACGAAGAAATACTGACCTCATTCTCCCAGCATAAGGCCGATATATTAGTTGGTACTCAGATGATAGTGAAGGGACATGATTTTCCAAAGGTGACTTTAGTAGGAATTATTGCGGCGGATCTATCATTATACTGTGGTGATTTTCGTGCAAGTGAACGTACCTTTCAGCTGTTGTGCCAGGCGGCGGGAAGAGCGGGAAGGGATGTCCTGCCGGGAGAAGTGGTAATTCAAACTTACCATCCTGAGCATTATAGTATTGTCACAGCAGCACAGGGAGATTATGAGGCTTTTTATAAACAGGAGATTTTATACAGGACGCTGATGCAATATCCGCCGATTGCACATATTTTGCTTCTGTTAATTACCTCGAAGGAGGAGGAACAGGCAGCGAATGCTGCGGATATACTTGGAAATGCAACAAAGCTTTATCTGGATAAAAACGATTTACAGGCACAAATGATTGGGCCGGCTCCAGCCGCAATATCAAAAGCAAATGATATTTATCGTAGAGTAATCTATGTGAAGCATAAGGATTATACTACGTTGATTGATATTAAGAACTATATCGAGGGATATTATAGCTACTCTCAACAGTTTAACGGATGTAATCTACAGTTTGATTTTGATCCGATGATAAGCTATTAAGAAAGGAATGGATAATATGGCAATCAGAAATATAAGAGAAATAGGAGACCCCGTATTAAATAAGGTTAGTAAGGAGATTAAGGAGGTAGATAAGAGAATTCTAACCTTAATCGAAGATATGCTTGACACCATGTACGAGGCAAATGGTGTCGGATTGGCTGCTCCTCAGGTGGGAATTCTAAAACGCCTGGTAGTGATCGATGTATCTGAGGAGGGGAATGAGCCAATCATATTAATAAATCCTGAGATATTGGAGACAGATGGCGAGCAAACCGGGGACGAAGGCTGCTTAAGTGTTCCCGGAAAGGTGGGAACTGTAACAAGACCTAATTATGTGAAGGTAAAAGCGTATAATGAAAAAATGGAAGAGTTTATTGTGGAAGGTACGGAGTTGTTGGCCAGAGCCCTTTGCCATGAAATAGATCATCTTAATGGAGAGTTATATGTTGACAAGGCGGAAGGAGAACTTCGAAGCTCTCTGATTACAGAAGAGGTAGATTCATAATTTAAAAGGAGTGATTAGGTGAGGGTTTTATTCATGGGAACGCCGGATTTTGCGGCAGTAATTCTGGAAAAAATAATAACCTCCGGTCATGAAGTGATTGGAGTAGTGACACAGCCTGATAAGGAAAAGGGAAGAGGAAGGACAATCTCCTTTTCACCCGTCAAAGAGCTGGCGATAAAATATGGCTGCACCGTATATCAGCCTGTGAAGGTAAGAGATGAAAGTTTTCTGCAGACTGTTAAGGAATTAGCACCGGAAGCAATAATAGTGGCGGCTTTTGGACAGATACTTCCAAAGACATTATTAGATATGCCGCCCTATGGATGCATTAATGTTCATGCATCCCTGCTTCCTAAGTATCGAGGTGCAGCACCCATTCAGTATTCTATTTTGGAAGGGGAAGAAGAAACCGGCATCACAATTATGTATATGGATGACGGAATTGATACGGGAGATATGATTTTACAAGCAAGAACGCCGATATCACCGGACGAAACCGGTGGAAGTCTTTATGAGAAGCTGGCTGTAATTGGTGCTGATTTATTAATTGAGGCATTGGAGAAGATTAAGAACAATACAGCGGAACGAATTCACCAGAATAACGAACAGTCAACCTATGTTAAGATGATTACGAAAGAGATGGGCAAGTTGGATTTTACCTGGCCTGCAATCAAGCTGGAGCGATGGATACGCGGTATGGATCCCTGGCCCAGTGCTTATACCTATTTAGATGGAAAGACGCTGAAAATATGGAAGGCTGAAGTAGAAGAATATCAAGATGAAGAGAATAAACCTGCAAAACCGGGTGAAGTGGTGGAGATACGGAAGGATGCCATAGCGGTAATGACCGGAGAAGGCATTCTGGTAATTAAGGAGCTGCAATTGGAAGGCAAAAAACGTATGCCATGCGGAGCATTTCTTCTTGGATATCCAATTACGGTCGGCACTGTACTGGGATCATAGCTATTATTCAGTGTAATGATCCACTAATTATTCTTAAAGGAGGTACCGATTATGTTCTTTCCATATTATGACCCTTATTATTATCTGATTATTATTGGTATCCTATTATCCTTGGCGGCATCTGCAAGGGTAAAATCCACCTTTGCCAAATACTCCAGAGTCCGCAGTATGTCCGGTATGACAGGAGCCCAGGTAGCAGAGAGAATACTGCGGAATGCAGGAATATATGATGTACAGATTGAACGGGTATCCGGTAATCTGAGTGACCATTACGATCCGAGAACGAAGGTCCTGCGTCTGTCAGACTCGGTATATGGGCAAAGTTCTGTAGCAGCTATTGGAGTGGCGGCTCATGAATGTGGTCATGCAATTCAACATCAAAATTCCTATATCCCGTTAACGCTTCGAAGTGCTTTGGTTCCAGTCGCTAATTTTGGATCTTCCCTATCCCTGCCTTTGATTATTATTGGGTTTTCCATGGGATATGTGGAATTTTTAATTGACTTAGGAATCCTATTATTTGGGGCAGCGGTCTTATTTCAAATCATCACTCTGCCAGTAGAATTTAATGCTTCCAGAAGAGCCGTTATAAAGCTTGGAGAGACAGGAATTCTGATGAATGATGAATTACGTCTGTCCAAAAAAGTGTTAAATGCGGCTGCACTAACTTATGTTGCAGCAGCTGCAGCAAGTATTCTGCAATTATTAAGATTGATATTACTATTCCGTGGAGGAAGAAATCGTGACTGATCATGTAAATGGGCGGGAAGTTGTCCTCGATATGTTACTTGAAGTGCTGGAAGGGGATAAATACAGCCATACGGTATTAAACCAGCATTTAAAAAAGCACCAGTTTCTGGAAAAACAGGAACGGGCATTTATTACGCGTTTATTTACGGATACGGTGAAACGGTATCTGACTCTTGACTATATCATAGAGCAATTTTCTACCCTTCCTGTGCGTAAGATGAAGCCTTTAATACGCAATCTGTTAAGAATGAGTATCTATCAGATTATGTATATGGATCAAATTCCGGAATCTGCAGTATGTAACGAAGCGGTGAAGCTCGCCAAGAAACGCGGTTTTTCAAAATTATCCG
The nucleotide sequence above comes from Variimorphobacter saccharofermentans. Encoded proteins:
- a CDS encoding PhzF family phenazine biosynthesis protein → MKYYIVDVFTEERYHGNPAGVCLLDEWIPDELMQQIAYENNLAETAFLVKQDGYYDLRWFTPEVEIDLCGHATLGSAYVLMNYVDETMKRVEFHTMSGPLTVIKEGDLYSMDFPVRKPIPCEVPDLLEEALGVAVLETHIARDLLVLIKDEDTLIHMNPNLTLLNKIDKAFGFIITAKGDTCDFASRFFAPAAGIPEDPVTGSSHTTLIPFWSERLNKKVLTAKQLSKRGGVLYCRDLGSRVEISGKAVTHLIGEIII
- a CDS encoding UDP-N-acetylmuramoyl-L-alanyl-D-glutamate--2,6-diaminopimelate ligase; translation: MFLDKMLEKLEYTCLQGDVHISITELVYDSRKAGKGHVFVCITGAISDGHAYIQEVVEKGVVAIVVEKDVPMPKNVTVIRVENTRQALAYMSAAYFENPAERLITIGITGTKGKTTTSYMIKTFLENTGKKVGLIGTIETIIGDKVIPANNTTPESYILQKTFAQMVEAGCECVVMEASSQGLMLHRMDGFTFDYGIFTNLEPDHIGENEHKDFDDYLSCKSKLFRQCKVGLVNIDDSHAERILQGHTCEVETYGFSEKADIRATDVKLVHRPGYLGIAYRVEGLMNFDVDMNIPGKFNVYNSLCAIALCRHFEVETTKIQKALHSVRVKGRVELVPVSDQYSVMIDYAHNAMSLQSLLTTLREYNPKRLICLFGCGGNRSRSRRFEMGEISSNMADLTVVTSDNPRFEEPQDIINDIIEGVKKGPGKYVEIIDRKEAIRYCIDNAREGDVIVIAGKGHEDYQEIKGVKYHMDDRELVKDILAER
- the priA gene encoding replication restart helicase PriA, with the protein product MSKQYYADIIIDISHENLDKTYQYAIPEEIVNDAAIGALVIVPFGKGNRSINGYIVGLSEVPKISRELIKPIIRVVTEAPMIESHLIYLAYWMKETFGGTMNDSLKAVIPVKKAVKIKEQRMLQLAIDQDQAKQLYYEYQKKNNKARVRLLEALMKESILDYDIVINKLNISRSTLQGLEKQGVTKTISEQIYRNPIKNHFEQSGAVSLNEEQEIIVQDFLQEYEAGIRGTYLVHGITGSGKTEVYMEIIARVLTMDRQVIMLIPEIALTYQTVQRFYKRFGDRVSILNSKMSQGERYDQSLRAKNGDIDIIIGPRSALFTPFQKLGLIIIDEEHENSYKSETVPKYHAVEVARKRAELTNASVLLGSATPLLESFQKAQTGEIKYYSLKKRAKEAEPPRVWIVDLREELKKKNKSIFSIKLKELIADRLSKNEQIMLFLNRRGYAGFVSCRSCGYVVTCPHCDVSLTSHNDGTLTCHYCGYSEVQPANCPKCGSKYIAAFGTGTQKVEELIKKEFPDARVLRMDTDTTKNKGGHEEILTSFSQHKADILVGTQMIVKGHDFPKVTLVGIIAADLSLYCGDFRASERTFQLLCQAAGRAGRDVLPGEVVIQTYHPEHYSIVTAAQGDYEAFYKQEILYRTLMQYPPIAHILLLLITSKEEEQAANAADILGNATKLYLDKNDLQAQMIGPAPAAISKANDIYRRVIYVKHKDYTTLIDIKNYIEGYYSYSQQFNGCNLQFDFDPMISY
- the def gene encoding peptide deformylase, with protein sequence MAIRNIREIGDPVLNKVSKEIKEVDKRILTLIEDMLDTMYEANGVGLAAPQVGILKRLVVIDVSEEGNEPIILINPEILETDGEQTGDEGCLSVPGKVGTVTRPNYVKVKAYNEKMEEFIVEGTELLARALCHEIDHLNGELYVDKAEGELRSSLITEEVDS
- the fmt gene encoding methionyl-tRNA formyltransferase; the protein is MRVLFMGTPDFAAVILEKIITSGHEVIGVVTQPDKEKGRGRTISFSPVKELAIKYGCTVYQPVKVRDESFLQTVKELAPEAIIVAAFGQILPKTLLDMPPYGCINVHASLLPKYRGAAPIQYSILEGEEETGITIMYMDDGIDTGDMILQARTPISPDETGGSLYEKLAVIGADLLIEALEKIKNNTAERIHQNNEQSTYVKMITKEMGKLDFTWPAIKLERWIRGMDPWPSAYTYLDGKTLKIWKAEVEEYQDEENKPAKPGEVVEIRKDAIAVMTGEGILVIKELQLEGKKRMPCGAFLLGYPITVGTVLGS
- a CDS encoding zinc metallopeptidase translates to MFFPYYDPYYYLIIIGILLSLAASARVKSTFAKYSRVRSMSGMTGAQVAERILRNAGIYDVQIERVSGNLSDHYDPRTKVLRLSDSVYGQSSVAAIGVAAHECGHAIQHQNSYIPLTLRSALVPVANFGSSLSLPLIIIGFSMGYVEFLIDLGILLFGAAVLFQIITLPVEFNASRRAVIKLGETGILMNDELRLSKKVLNAAALTYVAAAAASILQLLRLILLFRGGRNRD